A single region of the Podospora pseudopauciseta strain CBS 411.78 chromosome 1, whole genome shotgun sequence genome encodes:
- a CDS encoding hypothetical protein (COG:S; EggNog:ENOG503NZ9X), which translates to MLLPRESPKPTMLGSEFGTTPDTKPEVRLNAVGIWWIVFGAVWTALLACGMGYLYTKRKSPTVRIRGLPLTFAGLILLHLYWITVQIGYAIGPLAPEMAQFWIMSIWYPFGIALFQAGNSQFLHVAKAQSRFARPPSQMSSRFDERKQQPKTLSRWQKIKAMEYQTKMATLVTVGMSCQFLVVMIIFLISRKFHSDFGIPGTEVYGSTPGEIAMKQGRGWEWWPSLFWQFLWAWVFAPIILWRSREIRDTHGWQLQTIACCLAGLHAAPMWLVALYVPEMAPVNMYFIPPQWIAVSIFIMEIFTVFVPCYQVHKDEALAKETWNIIKKWETKGKFGSDKSVSTADSTVPGTPLSPTSTKVGRESSLNFGDPWKQSSVMESGGGDLAINSIPDDRILTMDALVHVLSKNPEPLRQFSARRDFSGENIAFLTAVSEWKASLHPAFTSNRFEAPDDVVRQAYTKALKIYYEFVSPQDAEFPLNLAFEQSRQLGGLFDRAIRDLLGDSRANVDPVTPFMSAGVHDWRMPESRGSESGIMISVHIETDKMPAVPGIAIVPSSDDKGEEEGIALSVSTNSMMNTFQDVYQGDIPELFNASVFDAAEKSIKELVLTNTWPKYVRERRNSESSSASGTSSSNNTSDTDGTLKSKKSSSSSLWWFFSKG; encoded by the exons ATGCTTCTGCCCAGAGaatccccaaaaccaaccatGCTGGGCTCCGAGTTTGGCACCACGCCAGACACCAAGCCAGAGGTCCGCCTCAATGCCGTCGGCATCTGGTGGATCGTCTTCGGCGCCGTCTGGACCGCCCTTTTAGCCTGCGGGATGGGATATCTCTACACCAAGCGCAAATCACCAACCGTTCGAATCCGTGGTCTCCCCCTCACATTTGCCGGCCTCATTCTGCTTCATCTCTACTGGATCACGGTTCAGATCGGGTATGCCATTGGACCTCTTGCCCCCGAGATGGCCCAGTTTTGGATCATGAGCATCTGGTATCCCTTTGGCATCGCTCTCTTCCAAGCCGGCaacagccagttcctccatGTTGCCAAAGCGCAGAGCAGATTCGCCCGACCACCCAGCCAGATGAGCAGCCGCTTTGACGAGAGGAAGCAGCAGCCCAAGACGCTATCGAGATGGCAAAAGATCAAGGCTATGGAATACCAGACGAAAATGGCAACCTTGGTCACAGTGGGCATGTCGTGCCAG TTCTTGGTCGTCAtgatcatcttcctcatctcccGCAAGTTCCACTCCGATTTTGGCATTCCCGGCACAGAGGTGTATGGGTCTACACCGGGCGAGATTGCCATGAAGCAGGGTCGTGGTTGGGAGTGGTGGCCGTCTCTATTTTGGCAGTTTCTGTGGGCTTGGGTGTTTGCCCCTATTATTCTCTGGCGATCACGCGAGATCCGTGATACCCACGGCTGGCAACTGCAGACCATCGCCTGCTGTCTTGCAGG ACTTCACGCAGCGCCCATGTGGCTTGTTGCCCTCTATGTTCCCGAGATGGCGCCCGTCAACATGTACTTTATTCCACCCCAATG GATTGCTGTTTCCATCTTCATTATGGAAATCTTTACTGTGTTTGTTCCCTGCTATCAGGTTCACAAGGATGAGGCTTTGGCCAAGGAGACCTGgaacatcatcaagaagTGGGAGACCAAGGGCAAGTTCGGCTCCGATAAGAGCGTGTCCACCGCCGACTCTACTGTTCCCGGCACCCCTCTGTCCCCCACGTCAACCAAGGTCGGTCGCGAGTCATCTCTCAACTTTGGCGACCCGTGGAAGCAATCGTCCGTGATGGAGAGCGGTGGCGGTGACTTGGCCATCAACTCGATTCCTGATGACCGCATCTTGACCATGGATGCCCTGGTTCATGTTCTCTCCAAGAACCCTGAGCCTCTCCGGCAGTTCTCTGCTCGCCGCGACTTTTCTGGCGAGAATATTGCTTTCTTGACTGCTGTCTCAGAGTGGAAGGCGTCGCTGCACCCTGCTTTCACCAGCAACCGTTTTGAAGCCCCAGACGACGTGGTCCGACAGGCATACACCAAGGCTCTCAAGATTTACTACGAGTTTGTCTCGCCTCAGGATGCCGAATTCCCCCTCAACCTGGCCTTTGAGCAATCCCGGCAGCTGGGTGGTCTGTTTGACCGTGCTATCCGCGACCTGCTCGGCGACAGCCGCGCCAACGTCGATCCTGTTACCCCCTTCATGTCTGCCGGCGTGCACGACTGGCGGATGCCAGAATCGAGGGGATCCGAGTCAGGCATCATGATCTCTGTCCACATCGAGACGGACAAGATGCCTGCCGTTCCTGGTATCGCGATCGTCCCCAGTTCCGACGAcaagggagaggaagaggggatCGCCTTGTCGGTCTCTACCAACAGCATGATGAACACATTCCAGGATGTCTATCAGGGTGACATCCCCGAGCTGTTCAACGCGTCGGTGTTTGACGCGGCCGAGAAGAGCATCAAGGAGCTGGTCCTGACAAACACGTGGCCCAAATATGTCCGGGAGCGGAGGAACTCGgagtcgtcgtcggcgtcggGGACCTCGTCGTCCAACAACACTTCTGATACGGACGGGACgctcaagtccaagaagagtTCCAGTTCGAGTTTGTGGTGGTTTTTCAGCaaggggtga
- a CDS encoding hypothetical protein (EggNog:ENOG503NUZJ; COG:G): MGVDEKATVDPGSFPPPTEDESGLVLSVDWTKEEEARAKRKLDLIIMPLLTLGFFCLQLDRGNISNAITDSFFEDVGITQNEFNVGQQMLSLGIVLFEIPSNMILYRVGPGKWLTLQLFLFGTVSTFQAFQNSYGSFIATRLLLGITESGFIPGGLWTLSTWYTRAETAKRVMFFYFGNQFGQASSKLLAYGILHMGGVGGKAGWFWLFVLMGGFTILCGFVLGFCLPDSFRNPCPAFLPGISLFTKRELHILQTRVLLDEPAKGKKKKSIKIDAFKRAFSNWRLWSHVIITLCNNGPQRAFDTYSPTIISGFGYKKLQANAMASVGLFLQIPTSWAFSWVSDHYDVRGETVIAGMSCHLFGYVLNRIFTDHPRLQGARYFGVVWTQTFGTFSHPLNIAWMSLTCEDSEVRALAMAMVIMGANTAGIYGAQIFRSEDSPFYRRGFTVACCVLAVGLLLAVVRFVDDKIHKRKHNTVQLAHGGGETSDDGSNGEKGISALERAAGVTVPVDDDVKRALKN, from the exons ATGGGTGTCGATGAGAAGGCCACCGTTGACCCGGGCTCgttcccacctcccaccgAGGACGAGAGCGGGTTGGTACTCAGCGTCGACTggaccaaggaggaggaggcacGAGCAAAGAGAAA GCTCGATCTGATCATTATGCCCCTGCTCACCCTGGGCTTCTTCTGCCTGCAACTCGATCGTGGAAACATCTCCAACGCCATCACTGACAGCTTCTTCGAGGATGTCGGCATCACCCAGAATGAGTTCAACGTCGGTCAGCAGATGCTGTCTCTCGGCATCGTGCTCTTCGAAATCCCATCCAACATGATTCTCTACCGCGTCGGCCCCGGCAAGTGGCTCACCCTGCAACTCTTCCTCTTTGGCACCGTCTCGACCTTCCAAGCTTTCCAGAACAGCTATGGCTCCTTCATTGCCACCCGTCTGCTGCTTGGTATCACCGAATCTGGTTTCATTCCCGGCGGTCTCTGGACGCTCTCGACCTGGTACACGCGCGCTGAGACGGCCAAGCGCGTCATGTTCTTCTACTTTGGTAACCAGTTCGGCCAGGCTTCTTCCAAGCTGTTGGCCTATGGTATTCTTCACATGGGAGGTGTTGGCGGAAAGGCTGGATGGTTTTGGCTGTTTGTGCTCATGGGTGGCTTCACCATTCTCTGCGGCTTCGTTCTTGGTTTCTGCCTCCCCGATTCGTTCCGCAACCCCTGCCCGGCCTTCCTGCCAGGCATCAGCTTATTTACCAAGAGGGAGCTTCACATTCTTCAGACACGTGTCCTTCTCGATGAGCcggccaagggcaagaagaaaaagtccATCAAGATTGATGCCTTCAAGAGAGCCTTCTCCAACTGGCGCCTCTGGTCTCACGTTATCATCACCCTTTGCAACAACGGTCCTCAGCGCGCTTTTGACACCTACTctcccaccatcatctctGGTTTCGGTTACAAGAAGCTTCAGGCCAACGCCATGGCTTCCGTCGGTCTCTTTCTGCAGATTCCCACCTCGTGGGCTTTCTCCTGGGTATCCGATCACTA TGATGTCCGTGGCGAGACCGTCATTGCTGGCATGTCCTGCCATCTGTTCGGCTACGTCTTGAACCGCATCTTCACCGACCACCCCAGACTCCAGGGAGCGCGTTACTTTGGCGTCGTCTGGACCCAGACTTTTGGCACCTTCAGCCACCCTCTCAACATTGCCTGGATGTCGCTCACCTGCGAGGATTCCGAAGTCCGCGCTCTGGCCATGGCTATGGTCATCATGGGCGCCAACACTGCCGGTATTTATGGTGCGCAAATCTTCCGCTCCGAGGACTCCCCCTTTTACCGCCGCGGCTTCACCGTGGCCTGCTGCGTCCTCGCcgtcggcctcctccttgccgtcGTTCGTTTTGTCGACGACAAGATCCACAAGAGGAAGCATAACACTGTCCAGCTCGCCCACGGTGGCGGCGAGACGAGCGACGACGGCTCCAACGGCGAAAAGGGCATCTCTGCTCTGGAGCGTGCCGCCGGTGTCACCGTGCcagtggatgatgatgttaaGAGGGCACTGAAGAACTAA